A stretch of the Lolium perenne isolate Kyuss_39 chromosome 3, Kyuss_2.0, whole genome shotgun sequence genome encodes the following:
- the LOC127342015 gene encoding putative E3 ubiquitin-protein ligase LIN isoform X1 yields the protein MAAPMPTYSAVVAHASAFLGELIADPLLRRHLLSAAAAADGGGGQHTAATLQALSLISDALDTAPSASPSPSSLRAAERLLLSLPAATPLSCLLSAIASAARRRGGAPSAASAVLDLFVLDPALARHELAPAAFEALFAPRLLPVMRHFATRRASAAAAVASAAQFREDSRSDETAALSAMRVLSLMSGAQAQEMRGLEREYEMVLDVNCKAYALYLKKILEAGETERLSPPPPPPELVFTVGDGDMSAGDEEASTDADDGALSFVRDNPMWAEAEGDLYPRQGSIKGRRELMRPPSLYPQRVSPHLIVQQQRQSPQVGRSGRWSPAPRLREEPSPATPSDDSTEDSSIELYTGKQEKQAASPLSKPRKAQPRDDDGAGWARSSPEPSSSPMGGYADLARQQAASTPKDFVCPITSQVFDDPVTLETGQTYERRAIQEWLDRGNATCPITRQHLNVGSLPKTNYVLKRLIAGWLEQNPPATPAPPITPITPATPALPVARTPSARMEAPPPLPFKINSPSPDNTGSQASAPSPTSVIVQASVDSAIGELRSAVSCLCTSEALAESEKSVLRIERLWREAGAAEHAFFSALAKPAVINGFVEILFNSVSAQVLQVAVFLLAELASRDDGVVQTLTRVDTDVDCLVALFKKGLVEAVVLIYLLSPSVEQLVEMDMAEALVAAIRRVEEADAVNMCVKPKAASVILLSQILSEAGDGRDSTPPVPRSALVSERFVRSTALVLDAEQVEVRVAGMRILLRCIAEDGHCRSSIVDKLALGPVLDAFHVVGDADKFDIVRFLSEILKLKKRSAAERVLRAIKEGGSFSMMHTLLVYLQSTTPEQSPVVAGLLLQLDLLVEPRKISMYREEAMDSLADCLKNSDFPRSQLLAAETIMNLPGKFSSSGRPLARSTLLKLARVKERYRPPQSQELGLSVVRGADEDDAAAEDKAAWEWERKTAYAVVSHEFGLALEALSECLESKNAELFAASLVCAVWLVHMLSLLPDTGVLGAARVCLLRQLVLVLRSAKHGSDRALAMVALRSFMNDREGMQDIATYIKDVLRTLRELKKSSGLAFEMLKLLSDGQESSIDMWNHKELNQVDCSSNGEVTSIVYFKNYIFSGHSDGTLKVWEGSENILRLVQESQEHTKAITSLSILPSEEKLYSGSMDRTIRVWQFGDGLRCAEVHDTRDPVQNLAVATAMACFVPQGAGVKALSWNGGSPRVVNPGKSVRSMALLHGKLFCGCNDGSIQEVDLATGTLAVIQAGNKRILGKSNPVYCLQLHDGLLYTGGAPLDGASVKIWNSTNYNLVGSIPSPAEVRSLVVSADLVYLGSRNGAVEIWSREKLIKIGALQAGGPGCRVQCMAVDADGDVLVVGTSDGRIQAWGLT from the exons ATGGCAGCACCGATGCCGACGTACTCTGCCGTCGTCGCGCACGCCTCCGCGTTCCTCGGCGAGCTCATCGCCGACCCGCTCCTCCGGCGCCACCTCCtctccgccgcggccgccgcggacggcggcggcggccagcacACGGCCGCCACGCTCCAGGCGCTCTCCCTCATCTCCGACGCGCTCGACACGGCCCCgtccgcctcgccgtcgccgtcctCGCTCCGCGCCGCCGAGCGCCTCCTGCTGTCCCTGCCCGCGGCCACCCCGCTCTCCTGCCTCCTCTCCGCGATCGCCTCCGCCGCGCGGCGCCGCGGCGGGGCGCCCTCCGCCGCGTCCGCCGTGCTCGACCTCTTCGTCCTCGACCCGGCGCTCGCGCGCCACGAGCTCGCGCCCGCGGCCTTCGAGGCGCTCTTCGCGCCGCGCCTCCTCCCCGTCATGCGCCACTTCGCCACGCGCCGCgcgtcggccgccgccgccgtggcctCCGCGGCGCAGTTCCGCGAGGACAGCAGGTCCGACGAGACGGCCGCGCTGTCGGCGATGAGGGTGCTGTCGCTCATGAGCGGCGCCCAGGCGCAGGAGATGAGGGGGCTGGAGCGAGAGTACGAGATGGTGCTCGACGTCAACTGTAAGGCCTACGCGCTCTACCTGAAGAAGATCCTCGAAGCCGGAGAGACGGAAAGGCTGTcgccgccacctcctcctccggaGCTTGTATTCACGGTCGGAGACGGCGACATGAGCGCCGGCGACGAGGAAGCCTCGACGGACGCCGATGATGGGGCTCTCAGCTTCGTGCGGGACAAT CCGATGTGGGCGGAGGCGGAGGGCGACCTGTACCCGCGGCAGGGGAGCATCAAGGGACGGAGGGAACTGATGAGGCCGCCGAGCCTGTACCCGCAGCGCGTGTCGCCGCACCTCATAGTGCAGCAGCAAAGGCAGTCACCGCAGGTCGGAAGATCGGGAAGATGGAGCCCAGCGCCTAGACTCCGAGAAGAGCCCTCGCCGGCCACGCCTTCGGATGACAGCACGGAGGATTCTTCCATCGAGCTATACACCGGCAAACAG GAAAAGCAGGCGGCGTCGCCTCTGTCCAAGCCACGTAAAGCGCAGCCACGCGATGACGACGGCGCCGGCTGGGCCCGTTCTTCTCCGGAGCCATCGAG CTCCCCGATGGGCGGCTATGCCGACCTGGCGCGGCAGCAGGCGGCGTCGACGCCCAAGGACTTCGTGTGCCCGATCACCAGCCAGGTGTTCGACGACCCCGTCACCCTCGAGACCGGCCAGACCTACGAGCGCCGCGCCATCCAGGAGTGGCTCGACCGCGGCAACGCCACCTGCCCCATCACCCGCCAGCACCTCAACGTCGGCAGCCTCCCCAAGACCAACTACGTCCTCAAGCGCCTCATCGCCGGCTGGCTCGAGCAGAACCCGCCCGCCACGCCGGCCCCGCCCATCACGCCCATTACTCCCGCCACGCCCGCGCTGCCGGTGGCGAGGACGCCTTCCGCGAGGATGGAGGCCCCGCCGCCCCTTCCCTTCAAGATCAACTCGCCGTCCCCGGACAACACCGGCAGCCAGGCGAGCGCGCCCTCGCCGACCAGCGTCATCGTGCAGGCCTCCGTGGACAGCGCCATCGGCGAGCTCCGCTCCGCGGTGTCCTGCCTCTGCACGTCCGAGGCGCTGGCCGAGTCGGAGAAGTCCGTGCTCAGGATCGAGCGGCTCTGGCGCGAGGCCGGCGCCGCCGAGCACGCGTTCTTCTCGGCCCTGGCCAAGCCCGCCGTCATCAACGGCTTCGTCGAGATCCTCTTCAACTCCGTCAGCGCGCAGGTGCTGCAGGTGGCCGTCTTCCTCCTCGCCGAGCTCGCCTCCCGCGACGACGGCGTCGTGCAGACGCTGACACGGGTGGACACCGACGTCGACTGCCTCGTCGCGCTCTTCAAGAAAGGGCTCGTCGAGGCCGTCGTGCTCATCTACCTCCTTTCTCCTTCCGTGGAGCAGCTCGTCGAGATGGACATGGCCGAGGCGCTGGTGGCCGCCATCCGCCGAGTCGAGGAGGCAGACGCGGTGAACATGTGCGTCAAGCCCAAGGCCGCATCGGTGATCCTCCTCAGCCAAATTCTCTCAGAGGCAGGTGACGGCAGAGACAGCACGCCGCCGGTGCCGAGGTCCGCGCTGGTGTCCGAGAGGTTCGTCAGGAGTACTGCTCTGGTCTTGGACGCCGAGCAGGTGGAGGTAAGGGTGGCCGGCATGAGGATCCTGCTACGGTGTATCGCGGAGGACGGCCACTGCCGGAGCAGCATCGTCGACAAGCTGGCGCTGGGCCCCGTCCTCGACGCCTTCCACGTTGTCGGCGACGCCGACAAGTTCGACATCGTTCGGTTCCTCTCCGAAATTCTCAAGCTGAAAAA GCGATCGGCAGCAGAGCGTGTCCTTCGGGCGATCAAAGAGGGAGGATCCTTCAGCATGATGCACACGCTCCTTGTGTATCTTCAGTCCACCACACCGGAGCAGAGCCCCGTCGTTGCAGGGCTTCTTCTTCAGCTTGATCTCTTG GTGGAACCGAGGAAGATAAGCATGTACCGCGAGGAGGCGATGGATAGCCTCGCTGACTGCCTCAAGAACTCCGATTTCCCGAGGAGCCAGCTCCTCGCCGCCGAGACCATCATGAACCTGCCCGGAAAGTTCTCCTCGTCGGGGCGGCCGCTCGCCCGGTCGACCCTGCTCAAGCTCGCCAGGGTGAAGGAGCGATACCGGCCGCCGCAGTCGCAGGAGCTCGGCCTCAGCGTCGTCCGCGgagccgacgaggacgacgcggCCGCCGAAGACAAGGCGGCGTGGGAGTGGGAGAGGAAGACGGCGTACGCGGTGGTGAGCCACGAGTTCGGGCTGGCGCTGGAGGCGCTGTCCGAGTGCCTCGAGAGCAAGAACGCGGAGCTGTTCGCGGCCAGCCTCGTGTGCGCCGTCTGGCTCGTTCACATGCTCTCCCTCCTCCCCGACACCGGCGTCCTCGGCGCCGCAAGGGTCTGCCTGCTCCGGCAGCTCGTGCTCGTCCTCAGGTCCGCCAAGCACGGCAGCGACAGGGCCCTCGCCATGGTGGCGCTCAGGAGCTTCATGAACGACCGTG AGGGAATGCAGGACATCGCAACCTACATCAAGGACGTACTCAGGACCTTGAGAGAGCTGAAGAAATCGTCCGGTCTTGCGTTCGAGATGCTCAAGCTGCTCTCAGATGGCCAGGAGTCTAGCATC GACATGTGGAACCACAAGGAGCTTAATCAAGTCGATTGCAGCTCCAACGGTGAGGTCACGTCGATCGTGTACTTCAAGAACTACATCTTCTCCGGCCACTCTGACGGAACGCTGAAG GTCTGGGAGGGAAGTGAGAACATCCTTCGGCTAGTCCAGGAATCACAGGAGCACACCAAAGCAATCACCAGCTTGTCAATCCTGCCGTCGGAGGAGAAGCTCTACAGCGGATCAATGGATAGAACTATACGG GTATGGCAGTTCGGCGACGGCCTCCGGTGCGCGGAGGTGCACGACACGAGGGACCCGGTGCAGAACCTGGCGGTGGCCACCGCCATGGCGTGCTTCGTGCCGCAGGGCGCCGGCGTCAAGGCGCTGAGCTGGAACGGCGGCAGCCCCAGGGTGGTGAACCCGGGCAAGTCCGTGCGCTCCATGGCGCTTCTGCACGGCAAGCTCTTCTGCGGCTGCAACGACGGCAGCATCCAGGAGGTCGACCTGGCCACCGGGACGCTGGCCGTCATCCAGGCCGGGAACAAGAGGATCCTCGGCAAGTCCAACCCCGTCtactgcctgcagctccacgacggCCTGCTCTACACCGGCGGCGCTCCTCTCGACGGCGCATCGGTCAAG ATATGGAACAGCACGAACTACAACCTCGTCGGGTCCATACCGTCGCCGGCGGAGGTGCGGTCGCTCGTGGTGAGCGCCGACCTCGTGTACCTGGGGTCGAGGAACGGCGCGGTGGAGATCTGGTCCAGGGAGAAGCTCATCAAGATCGGGGCACTCCAGGCCGGCGGCCCCGGCTGCCGGGTCCAGTGTATGGCGGTGGACGCCGACGGGGATGTCCTCGTCGTCGGAACGTCTGACGGCAGAATTCAG GCTTGGGGATTGACATGA
- the LOC127342015 gene encoding putative E3 ubiquitin-protein ligase LIN isoform X2 produces the protein MAAPMPTYSAVVAHASAFLGELIADPLLRRHLLSAAAAADGGGGQHTAATLQALSLISDALDTAPSASPSPSSLRAAERLLLSLPAATPLSCLLSAIASAARRRGGAPSAASAVLDLFVLDPALARHELAPAAFEALFAPRLLPVMRHFATRRASAAAAVASAAQFREDSRSDETAALSAMRVLSLMSGAQAQEMRGLEREYEMVLDVNCKAYALYLKKILEAGETERLSPPPPPPELVFTVGDGDMSAGDEEASTDADDGALSFVRDNPMWAEAEGDLYPRQGSIKGRRELMRPPSLYPQRVSPHLIVQQQRQSPQVGRSGRWSPAPRLREEPSPATPSDDSTEDSSIELYTGKQAASPLSKPRKAQPRDDDGAGWARSSPEPSSSPMGGYADLARQQAASTPKDFVCPITSQVFDDPVTLETGQTYERRAIQEWLDRGNATCPITRQHLNVGSLPKTNYVLKRLIAGWLEQNPPATPAPPITPITPATPALPVARTPSARMEAPPPLPFKINSPSPDNTGSQASAPSPTSVIVQASVDSAIGELRSAVSCLCTSEALAESEKSVLRIERLWREAGAAEHAFFSALAKPAVINGFVEILFNSVSAQVLQVAVFLLAELASRDDGVVQTLTRVDTDVDCLVALFKKGLVEAVVLIYLLSPSVEQLVEMDMAEALVAAIRRVEEADAVNMCVKPKAASVILLSQILSEAGDGRDSTPPVPRSALVSERFVRSTALVLDAEQVEVRVAGMRILLRCIAEDGHCRSSIVDKLALGPVLDAFHVVGDADKFDIVRFLSEILKLKKRSAAERVLRAIKEGGSFSMMHTLLVYLQSTTPEQSPVVAGLLLQLDLLVEPRKISMYREEAMDSLADCLKNSDFPRSQLLAAETIMNLPGKFSSSGRPLARSTLLKLARVKERYRPPQSQELGLSVVRGADEDDAAAEDKAAWEWERKTAYAVVSHEFGLALEALSECLESKNAELFAASLVCAVWLVHMLSLLPDTGVLGAARVCLLRQLVLVLRSAKHGSDRALAMVALRSFMNDREGMQDIATYIKDVLRTLRELKKSSGLAFEMLKLLSDGQESSIDMWNHKELNQVDCSSNGEVTSIVYFKNYIFSGHSDGTLKVWEGSENILRLVQESQEHTKAITSLSILPSEEKLYSGSMDRTIRVWQFGDGLRCAEVHDTRDPVQNLAVATAMACFVPQGAGVKALSWNGGSPRVVNPGKSVRSMALLHGKLFCGCNDGSIQEVDLATGTLAVIQAGNKRILGKSNPVYCLQLHDGLLYTGGAPLDGASVKIWNSTNYNLVGSIPSPAEVRSLVVSADLVYLGSRNGAVEIWSREKLIKIGALQAGGPGCRVQCMAVDADGDVLVVGTSDGRIQAWGLT, from the exons ATGGCAGCACCGATGCCGACGTACTCTGCCGTCGTCGCGCACGCCTCCGCGTTCCTCGGCGAGCTCATCGCCGACCCGCTCCTCCGGCGCCACCTCCtctccgccgcggccgccgcggacggcggcggcggccagcacACGGCCGCCACGCTCCAGGCGCTCTCCCTCATCTCCGACGCGCTCGACACGGCCCCgtccgcctcgccgtcgccgtcctCGCTCCGCGCCGCCGAGCGCCTCCTGCTGTCCCTGCCCGCGGCCACCCCGCTCTCCTGCCTCCTCTCCGCGATCGCCTCCGCCGCGCGGCGCCGCGGCGGGGCGCCCTCCGCCGCGTCCGCCGTGCTCGACCTCTTCGTCCTCGACCCGGCGCTCGCGCGCCACGAGCTCGCGCCCGCGGCCTTCGAGGCGCTCTTCGCGCCGCGCCTCCTCCCCGTCATGCGCCACTTCGCCACGCGCCGCgcgtcggccgccgccgccgtggcctCCGCGGCGCAGTTCCGCGAGGACAGCAGGTCCGACGAGACGGCCGCGCTGTCGGCGATGAGGGTGCTGTCGCTCATGAGCGGCGCCCAGGCGCAGGAGATGAGGGGGCTGGAGCGAGAGTACGAGATGGTGCTCGACGTCAACTGTAAGGCCTACGCGCTCTACCTGAAGAAGATCCTCGAAGCCGGAGAGACGGAAAGGCTGTcgccgccacctcctcctccggaGCTTGTATTCACGGTCGGAGACGGCGACATGAGCGCCGGCGACGAGGAAGCCTCGACGGACGCCGATGATGGGGCTCTCAGCTTCGTGCGGGACAAT CCGATGTGGGCGGAGGCGGAGGGCGACCTGTACCCGCGGCAGGGGAGCATCAAGGGACGGAGGGAACTGATGAGGCCGCCGAGCCTGTACCCGCAGCGCGTGTCGCCGCACCTCATAGTGCAGCAGCAAAGGCAGTCACCGCAGGTCGGAAGATCGGGAAGATGGAGCCCAGCGCCTAGACTCCGAGAAGAGCCCTCGCCGGCCACGCCTTCGGATGACAGCACGGAGGATTCTTCCATCGAGCTATACACCGGCAAACAG GCGGCGTCGCCTCTGTCCAAGCCACGTAAAGCGCAGCCACGCGATGACGACGGCGCCGGCTGGGCCCGTTCTTCTCCGGAGCCATCGAG CTCCCCGATGGGCGGCTATGCCGACCTGGCGCGGCAGCAGGCGGCGTCGACGCCCAAGGACTTCGTGTGCCCGATCACCAGCCAGGTGTTCGACGACCCCGTCACCCTCGAGACCGGCCAGACCTACGAGCGCCGCGCCATCCAGGAGTGGCTCGACCGCGGCAACGCCACCTGCCCCATCACCCGCCAGCACCTCAACGTCGGCAGCCTCCCCAAGACCAACTACGTCCTCAAGCGCCTCATCGCCGGCTGGCTCGAGCAGAACCCGCCCGCCACGCCGGCCCCGCCCATCACGCCCATTACTCCCGCCACGCCCGCGCTGCCGGTGGCGAGGACGCCTTCCGCGAGGATGGAGGCCCCGCCGCCCCTTCCCTTCAAGATCAACTCGCCGTCCCCGGACAACACCGGCAGCCAGGCGAGCGCGCCCTCGCCGACCAGCGTCATCGTGCAGGCCTCCGTGGACAGCGCCATCGGCGAGCTCCGCTCCGCGGTGTCCTGCCTCTGCACGTCCGAGGCGCTGGCCGAGTCGGAGAAGTCCGTGCTCAGGATCGAGCGGCTCTGGCGCGAGGCCGGCGCCGCCGAGCACGCGTTCTTCTCGGCCCTGGCCAAGCCCGCCGTCATCAACGGCTTCGTCGAGATCCTCTTCAACTCCGTCAGCGCGCAGGTGCTGCAGGTGGCCGTCTTCCTCCTCGCCGAGCTCGCCTCCCGCGACGACGGCGTCGTGCAGACGCTGACACGGGTGGACACCGACGTCGACTGCCTCGTCGCGCTCTTCAAGAAAGGGCTCGTCGAGGCCGTCGTGCTCATCTACCTCCTTTCTCCTTCCGTGGAGCAGCTCGTCGAGATGGACATGGCCGAGGCGCTGGTGGCCGCCATCCGCCGAGTCGAGGAGGCAGACGCGGTGAACATGTGCGTCAAGCCCAAGGCCGCATCGGTGATCCTCCTCAGCCAAATTCTCTCAGAGGCAGGTGACGGCAGAGACAGCACGCCGCCGGTGCCGAGGTCCGCGCTGGTGTCCGAGAGGTTCGTCAGGAGTACTGCTCTGGTCTTGGACGCCGAGCAGGTGGAGGTAAGGGTGGCCGGCATGAGGATCCTGCTACGGTGTATCGCGGAGGACGGCCACTGCCGGAGCAGCATCGTCGACAAGCTGGCGCTGGGCCCCGTCCTCGACGCCTTCCACGTTGTCGGCGACGCCGACAAGTTCGACATCGTTCGGTTCCTCTCCGAAATTCTCAAGCTGAAAAA GCGATCGGCAGCAGAGCGTGTCCTTCGGGCGATCAAAGAGGGAGGATCCTTCAGCATGATGCACACGCTCCTTGTGTATCTTCAGTCCACCACACCGGAGCAGAGCCCCGTCGTTGCAGGGCTTCTTCTTCAGCTTGATCTCTTG GTGGAACCGAGGAAGATAAGCATGTACCGCGAGGAGGCGATGGATAGCCTCGCTGACTGCCTCAAGAACTCCGATTTCCCGAGGAGCCAGCTCCTCGCCGCCGAGACCATCATGAACCTGCCCGGAAAGTTCTCCTCGTCGGGGCGGCCGCTCGCCCGGTCGACCCTGCTCAAGCTCGCCAGGGTGAAGGAGCGATACCGGCCGCCGCAGTCGCAGGAGCTCGGCCTCAGCGTCGTCCGCGgagccgacgaggacgacgcggCCGCCGAAGACAAGGCGGCGTGGGAGTGGGAGAGGAAGACGGCGTACGCGGTGGTGAGCCACGAGTTCGGGCTGGCGCTGGAGGCGCTGTCCGAGTGCCTCGAGAGCAAGAACGCGGAGCTGTTCGCGGCCAGCCTCGTGTGCGCCGTCTGGCTCGTTCACATGCTCTCCCTCCTCCCCGACACCGGCGTCCTCGGCGCCGCAAGGGTCTGCCTGCTCCGGCAGCTCGTGCTCGTCCTCAGGTCCGCCAAGCACGGCAGCGACAGGGCCCTCGCCATGGTGGCGCTCAGGAGCTTCATGAACGACCGTG AGGGAATGCAGGACATCGCAACCTACATCAAGGACGTACTCAGGACCTTGAGAGAGCTGAAGAAATCGTCCGGTCTTGCGTTCGAGATGCTCAAGCTGCTCTCAGATGGCCAGGAGTCTAGCATC GACATGTGGAACCACAAGGAGCTTAATCAAGTCGATTGCAGCTCCAACGGTGAGGTCACGTCGATCGTGTACTTCAAGAACTACATCTTCTCCGGCCACTCTGACGGAACGCTGAAG GTCTGGGAGGGAAGTGAGAACATCCTTCGGCTAGTCCAGGAATCACAGGAGCACACCAAAGCAATCACCAGCTTGTCAATCCTGCCGTCGGAGGAGAAGCTCTACAGCGGATCAATGGATAGAACTATACGG GTATGGCAGTTCGGCGACGGCCTCCGGTGCGCGGAGGTGCACGACACGAGGGACCCGGTGCAGAACCTGGCGGTGGCCACCGCCATGGCGTGCTTCGTGCCGCAGGGCGCCGGCGTCAAGGCGCTGAGCTGGAACGGCGGCAGCCCCAGGGTGGTGAACCCGGGCAAGTCCGTGCGCTCCATGGCGCTTCTGCACGGCAAGCTCTTCTGCGGCTGCAACGACGGCAGCATCCAGGAGGTCGACCTGGCCACCGGGACGCTGGCCGTCATCCAGGCCGGGAACAAGAGGATCCTCGGCAAGTCCAACCCCGTCtactgcctgcagctccacgacggCCTGCTCTACACCGGCGGCGCTCCTCTCGACGGCGCATCGGTCAAG ATATGGAACAGCACGAACTACAACCTCGTCGGGTCCATACCGTCGCCGGCGGAGGTGCGGTCGCTCGTGGTGAGCGCCGACCTCGTGTACCTGGGGTCGAGGAACGGCGCGGTGGAGATCTGGTCCAGGGAGAAGCTCATCAAGATCGGGGCACTCCAGGCCGGCGGCCCCGGCTGCCGGGTCCAGTGTATGGCGGTGGACGCCGACGGGGATGTCCTCGTCGTCGGAACGTCTGACGGCAGAATTCAG GCTTGGGGATTGACATGA